Proteins found in one Neodiprion lecontei isolate iyNeoLeco1 chromosome 6, iyNeoLeco1.1, whole genome shotgun sequence genomic segment:
- the LOC107217036 gene encoding interference hedgehog isoform X1, with translation MMRPMSFVYVVFGVLLSLMKHTLAADLGMSFNRHPEPIAAPLGDEVYFECSLNLPAEKFFWRHKPLNSDHWGPMIQSENSGVKASRHVVYFDEKSKAGDYQCIAYYGTSGLASDPARLSLATLEDFVEEENEKLQVAAGNTVPITCPVSYSCPQAIVEFYKYNDTIKNAFFTDGNTMVLKNISMADNGQYHCVANNDISSQTYTSRRKTILSVLGSDKAQPPYFIKQPQFEYRVLPGKNITLECFGAGNPVPRVTWSRIGNHLPSKVRVTAAGLNIHNVQISDNGQYHCRWSNEHGVKQCKIFLHVVESPRVTKPLKISTVSEGGDLEIFCSVSGIPEPVVEWLINGEFLPRDKNKNSRSLYISPVEKKHAGIVQCVASNEYGSDSGYGLLRVTPKQHLSGVGESRSDNTYSSSPNHREHTRIGGRRRPIKEGKRKGNALMVPPNQPNVTRLSDVSVMVRWSVPENNGLPIEFFKVQYRELGQKMNRKQGKWMTDTMVIPKHVRSFEVTDLQPNHTYKFRIAAVYSNHDNKLSSNSVKFLLNRTSDVKAPKLPVPILINTEAVGPHEILLVWNIEDTAAKIDGFIVHHRATTFAGKYIKTTVEGKTANSTTISHLNPDTAYEFKVQSFSIAAGSEYSQIHKQKTLPLPTEFLVQQVIPENTLKSTEINKTGGLYAIVGGGFGGVAILAALAAVTILYKRSKRKQNRESPQGLDKAVPNGRVVNGGIPDSKINITPNPLASLDTPEDSIPKNGQQSTMEMASFLNGQNNNSHNNGDATVQANTVGEPSLGAPASNEQPL, from the exons ATGATGCGGCCGATGTCCTTCGTATACGTTGTTTTCGGGGTATTACTGTCCTTAATGAAACACACTTTGGCCG CAGACTTGGGCATGTCGTTCAACAGACATCCTGAGCCAATAGCTGCACCTCTGGGCGATGAAGTCTACTTTGAATGCAGCCTCAACCTGccagctgaaaaatttttttggcgACACAAACCTCTGAATTCCGATCATTGGGGACCCATGATTCAGTCTGAAAATAGCGGCGTCAAAGCGTCCAGACATGTTGTTTACTTTGATGAGAAGTCAAAAGCTGGGGATTATCAGTGCATAGCCTATTACg GAACCAGTGGACTGGCATCAGATCCAGCAAGATTAAGCCTCGCCACGCTGGAAGATTTCGTGGAAGAAGAGAATGAAAAGTTGCAAGTTGCAGCAGGAAATACAGTACCCATTACTTGCCCGGTGTCTTATTCGTGCCCTCAAGCAATTGTGGAATTCTACAAATACAACGACACAATAAAAAACGCTTTTTTTACGGACGGCAACACAAtggtgttgaaaaatatatctatgGCCGACAATGGCCAGTATCACTGTGTGGCCAACAACGATATTTCATCCCAGACGTATACATCTCGGCGCAAGACTATTTTATCGGTCCTTGGTAGTGATAAAGCTCAACCGCCGTATTTTATTAAACAACCACAATTTGAGTATAGAGTACTGCCTGGTAAAAATATAACTTTGGAATGTTTTGGTGCTGGTAATCCTGTACCTCGTGTAACGTGGAGCAGAATTGGTAACCACCTGCCGTCCAAAGTAAGGGTCACTGCCGCAGGACTAAATATACACAACGTGCAAATCTCAGATAACGGGCAGTACCACTGCCGCTGGAGCAATGAACACGGTGTCAAACAGTGTAAAATATTCTTACACGTTGTAGAGAGTCCCAGAGTAACCAAACCATTGAAAATATCAACCGTCTCGGAGGGTGGTGACTTGGAAATATTCTGCAGTGTGTCTGGTATACCTGAACCAGTTGTAGAATGGTTAATCAATGGCGAATTTCTACctcgagataaaaataaaaattctaggTCATTGTACATATCTCCGGTTGAGAAGAAACATGCCGGTATAGTTCAATGTGTCGCCAGTAATGAATATGGTTCGGACTCCGGTTACGGTTTGCTGAGGGTCACACCAAAACAGCATTTGAGCGGCGTAGGTGAATCGAGATCAGATAATACATATAGCTCAAGTCCTAATCACCGTGAACACACGAGAATCGGTGGCAGAAGGCGTCCCATTAAGGAAGGGAAACGTAAGGGAAATG caTTGATGGTGCCGCCAAATCAGCCAAATGTCACACGGCTTTCAGACGTCTCTGTCATGGTGAGGTGGTCAGTACCAGAGAATAATGGTCTGccgattgaatttttcaaagttcagTACAGAGAACTGGgacaaaaaatgaatagaaaGCAAGGAAAATGGATGACCGATACAATGGTGATACCGAAACATGTGCGTTCTTTTGAAGTAACCGATTTACAGCCAAACCATACTTACAAATTCCGAATAGCAGCCGTATATTCGAACCATGATAATAAACTTAGCAGTAACTCGGTAAAGTTCCTGCTGAACCGCACTTCGGACGTAAAGGCCCCCAAACTGCCCGTTCCAATATTGATAAACACAGAGGCTGTGGGACCACACGAAATACTGCTTGTCTGGAATATCGAGGACACGGCGGCAAAAATAGATGGCTTTATCGTTCACCATAGAGCGACTACATTTGCTGGAAAGTACATCAAGACCACAGTTGAAGGAAAAACGGCAAACTCAACAACGATTTCACACTTGAATCCCGATACAGCATACGAGTTCAAAGTTCAGAGTTTCTCTATCGCCGCTGGTTCAGAATATTCACAAATTCACAAACAGAAGACACTGCCACTTCCAACCGAATTTCTTGTACAGCAAGTAATTCCTGAAAATACATTGAAATCTACAGAAATCAACAAAACTGGCGGTTTGTACGCGATTGTTGGGGGCGGATTCGGAGGAGTAGCTATTTTAGCTGCCTTAGCCGCTGTGACTATTCTTTACAAGCGAAGCAAACGTAAACAAAATCGTGAATCCCCACAAGGCCTAG ATAAAGCAGTACCTAATGGCAGGGTCGTGAATGGAGGTATACCAGATTCTAAGATCAACATTACACCAAATCCACTAGCTAGTCTTGATACTCCTGAAGATTCGATTCCCAAG AACGGACAACAATCAACAATGGAAATGGCTTCATTTTTAAATGGTCAAAACAACAACAGCCACAACAATGGGGACGCAACAGTGCAAGCTAATACCGTGGGAGAACCATCACTAGGAGCTCCGGCTTCAAACGAACAGCCTCTATGA
- the LOC107217036 gene encoding interference hedgehog isoform X4 → MMRPMSFVYVVFGVLLSLMKHTLAADLGMSFNRHPEPIAAPLGDEVYFECSLNLPAEKFFWRHKPLNSDHWGPMIQSENSGVKASRHVVYFDEKSKAGDYQCIAYYGTSGLASDPARLSLATLEDFVEEENEKLQVAAGNTVPITCPVSYSCPQAIVEFYKYNDTIKNAFFTDGNTMVLKNISMADNGQYHCVANNDISSQTYTSRRKTILSVLGSDKAQPPYFIKQPQFEYRVLPGKNITLECFGAGNPVPRVTWSRIGNHLPSKVRVTAAGLNIHNVQISDNGQYHCRWSNEHGVKQCKIFLHVVESPRVTKPLKISTVSEGGDLEIFCSVSGIPEPVVEWLINGEFLPRDKNKNSRSLYISPVEKKHAGIVQCVASNEYGSDSGYGLLRVTPKQHLSGVGESRSDNTYSSSPNHREHTRIGGRRRPIKEGKRKGNALMVPPNQPNVTRLSDVSVMVRWSVPENNGLPIEFFKVQYRELGQKMNRKQGKWMTDTMVIPKHVRSFEVTDLQPNHTYKFRIAAVYSNHDNKLSSNSVKFLLNRTSDVKAPKLPVPILINTEAVGPHEILLVWNIEDTAAKIDGFIVHHRATTFAGKYIKTTVEGKTANSTTISHLNPDTAYEFKVQSFSIAAGSEYSQIHKQKTLPLPTEFLVQQVIPENTLKSTEINKTGGLYAIVGGGFGGVAILAALAAVTILYKRSKRKQNRESPQGLDKAVPNGRVVNGGIPDSKINITPNPLASLDTPEDSIPKI, encoded by the exons ATGATGCGGCCGATGTCCTTCGTATACGTTGTTTTCGGGGTATTACTGTCCTTAATGAAACACACTTTGGCCG CAGACTTGGGCATGTCGTTCAACAGACATCCTGAGCCAATAGCTGCACCTCTGGGCGATGAAGTCTACTTTGAATGCAGCCTCAACCTGccagctgaaaaatttttttggcgACACAAACCTCTGAATTCCGATCATTGGGGACCCATGATTCAGTCTGAAAATAGCGGCGTCAAAGCGTCCAGACATGTTGTTTACTTTGATGAGAAGTCAAAAGCTGGGGATTATCAGTGCATAGCCTATTACg GAACCAGTGGACTGGCATCAGATCCAGCAAGATTAAGCCTCGCCACGCTGGAAGATTTCGTGGAAGAAGAGAATGAAAAGTTGCAAGTTGCAGCAGGAAATACAGTACCCATTACTTGCCCGGTGTCTTATTCGTGCCCTCAAGCAATTGTGGAATTCTACAAATACAACGACACAATAAAAAACGCTTTTTTTACGGACGGCAACACAAtggtgttgaaaaatatatctatgGCCGACAATGGCCAGTATCACTGTGTGGCCAACAACGATATTTCATCCCAGACGTATACATCTCGGCGCAAGACTATTTTATCGGTCCTTGGTAGTGATAAAGCTCAACCGCCGTATTTTATTAAACAACCACAATTTGAGTATAGAGTACTGCCTGGTAAAAATATAACTTTGGAATGTTTTGGTGCTGGTAATCCTGTACCTCGTGTAACGTGGAGCAGAATTGGTAACCACCTGCCGTCCAAAGTAAGGGTCACTGCCGCAGGACTAAATATACACAACGTGCAAATCTCAGATAACGGGCAGTACCACTGCCGCTGGAGCAATGAACACGGTGTCAAACAGTGTAAAATATTCTTACACGTTGTAGAGAGTCCCAGAGTAACCAAACCATTGAAAATATCAACCGTCTCGGAGGGTGGTGACTTGGAAATATTCTGCAGTGTGTCTGGTATACCTGAACCAGTTGTAGAATGGTTAATCAATGGCGAATTTCTACctcgagataaaaataaaaattctaggTCATTGTACATATCTCCGGTTGAGAAGAAACATGCCGGTATAGTTCAATGTGTCGCCAGTAATGAATATGGTTCGGACTCCGGTTACGGTTTGCTGAGGGTCACACCAAAACAGCATTTGAGCGGCGTAGGTGAATCGAGATCAGATAATACATATAGCTCAAGTCCTAATCACCGTGAACACACGAGAATCGGTGGCAGAAGGCGTCCCATTAAGGAAGGGAAACGTAAGGGAAATG caTTGATGGTGCCGCCAAATCAGCCAAATGTCACACGGCTTTCAGACGTCTCTGTCATGGTGAGGTGGTCAGTACCAGAGAATAATGGTCTGccgattgaatttttcaaagttcagTACAGAGAACTGGgacaaaaaatgaatagaaaGCAAGGAAAATGGATGACCGATACAATGGTGATACCGAAACATGTGCGTTCTTTTGAAGTAACCGATTTACAGCCAAACCATACTTACAAATTCCGAATAGCAGCCGTATATTCGAACCATGATAATAAACTTAGCAGTAACTCGGTAAAGTTCCTGCTGAACCGCACTTCGGACGTAAAGGCCCCCAAACTGCCCGTTCCAATATTGATAAACACAGAGGCTGTGGGACCACACGAAATACTGCTTGTCTGGAATATCGAGGACACGGCGGCAAAAATAGATGGCTTTATCGTTCACCATAGAGCGACTACATTTGCTGGAAAGTACATCAAGACCACAGTTGAAGGAAAAACGGCAAACTCAACAACGATTTCACACTTGAATCCCGATACAGCATACGAGTTCAAAGTTCAGAGTTTCTCTATCGCCGCTGGTTCAGAATATTCACAAATTCACAAACAGAAGACACTGCCACTTCCAACCGAATTTCTTGTACAGCAAGTAATTCCTGAAAATACATTGAAATCTACAGAAATCAACAAAACTGGCGGTTTGTACGCGATTGTTGGGGGCGGATTCGGAGGAGTAGCTATTTTAGCTGCCTTAGCCGCTGTGACTATTCTTTACAAGCGAAGCAAACGTAAACAAAATCGTGAATCCCCACAAGGCCTAG ATAAAGCAGTACCTAATGGCAGGGTCGTGAATGGAGGTATACCAGATTCTAAGATCAACATTACACCAAATCCACTAGCTAGTCTTGATACTCCTGAAGATTCGATTCCCAAG ATCTGA
- the LOC107217036 gene encoding interference hedgehog isoform X2 — protein MMRPMSFVYVVFGVLLSLMKHTLADLGMSFNRHPEPIAAPLGDEVYFECSLNLPAEKFFWRHKPLNSDHWGPMIQSENSGVKASRHVVYFDEKSKAGDYQCIAYYGTSGLASDPARLSLATLEDFVEEENEKLQVAAGNTVPITCPVSYSCPQAIVEFYKYNDTIKNAFFTDGNTMVLKNISMADNGQYHCVANNDISSQTYTSRRKTILSVLGSDKAQPPYFIKQPQFEYRVLPGKNITLECFGAGNPVPRVTWSRIGNHLPSKVRVTAAGLNIHNVQISDNGQYHCRWSNEHGVKQCKIFLHVVESPRVTKPLKISTVSEGGDLEIFCSVSGIPEPVVEWLINGEFLPRDKNKNSRSLYISPVEKKHAGIVQCVASNEYGSDSGYGLLRVTPKQHLSGVGESRSDNTYSSSPNHREHTRIGGRRRPIKEGKRKGNALMVPPNQPNVTRLSDVSVMVRWSVPENNGLPIEFFKVQYRELGQKMNRKQGKWMTDTMVIPKHVRSFEVTDLQPNHTYKFRIAAVYSNHDNKLSSNSVKFLLNRTSDVKAPKLPVPILINTEAVGPHEILLVWNIEDTAAKIDGFIVHHRATTFAGKYIKTTVEGKTANSTTISHLNPDTAYEFKVQSFSIAAGSEYSQIHKQKTLPLPTEFLVQQVIPENTLKSTEINKTGGLYAIVGGGFGGVAILAALAAVTILYKRSKRKQNRESPQGLDKAVPNGRVVNGGIPDSKINITPNPLASLDTPEDSIPKNGQQSTMEMASFLNGQNNNSHNNGDATVQANTVGEPSLGAPASNEQPL, from the exons ATGATGCGGCCGATGTCCTTCGTATACGTTGTTTTCGGGGTATTACTGTCCTTAATGAAACACACTTTGGCCG ACTTGGGCATGTCGTTCAACAGACATCCTGAGCCAATAGCTGCACCTCTGGGCGATGAAGTCTACTTTGAATGCAGCCTCAACCTGccagctgaaaaatttttttggcgACACAAACCTCTGAATTCCGATCATTGGGGACCCATGATTCAGTCTGAAAATAGCGGCGTCAAAGCGTCCAGACATGTTGTTTACTTTGATGAGAAGTCAAAAGCTGGGGATTATCAGTGCATAGCCTATTACg GAACCAGTGGACTGGCATCAGATCCAGCAAGATTAAGCCTCGCCACGCTGGAAGATTTCGTGGAAGAAGAGAATGAAAAGTTGCAAGTTGCAGCAGGAAATACAGTACCCATTACTTGCCCGGTGTCTTATTCGTGCCCTCAAGCAATTGTGGAATTCTACAAATACAACGACACAATAAAAAACGCTTTTTTTACGGACGGCAACACAAtggtgttgaaaaatatatctatgGCCGACAATGGCCAGTATCACTGTGTGGCCAACAACGATATTTCATCCCAGACGTATACATCTCGGCGCAAGACTATTTTATCGGTCCTTGGTAGTGATAAAGCTCAACCGCCGTATTTTATTAAACAACCACAATTTGAGTATAGAGTACTGCCTGGTAAAAATATAACTTTGGAATGTTTTGGTGCTGGTAATCCTGTACCTCGTGTAACGTGGAGCAGAATTGGTAACCACCTGCCGTCCAAAGTAAGGGTCACTGCCGCAGGACTAAATATACACAACGTGCAAATCTCAGATAACGGGCAGTACCACTGCCGCTGGAGCAATGAACACGGTGTCAAACAGTGTAAAATATTCTTACACGTTGTAGAGAGTCCCAGAGTAACCAAACCATTGAAAATATCAACCGTCTCGGAGGGTGGTGACTTGGAAATATTCTGCAGTGTGTCTGGTATACCTGAACCAGTTGTAGAATGGTTAATCAATGGCGAATTTCTACctcgagataaaaataaaaattctaggTCATTGTACATATCTCCGGTTGAGAAGAAACATGCCGGTATAGTTCAATGTGTCGCCAGTAATGAATATGGTTCGGACTCCGGTTACGGTTTGCTGAGGGTCACACCAAAACAGCATTTGAGCGGCGTAGGTGAATCGAGATCAGATAATACATATAGCTCAAGTCCTAATCACCGTGAACACACGAGAATCGGTGGCAGAAGGCGTCCCATTAAGGAAGGGAAACGTAAGGGAAATG caTTGATGGTGCCGCCAAATCAGCCAAATGTCACACGGCTTTCAGACGTCTCTGTCATGGTGAGGTGGTCAGTACCAGAGAATAATGGTCTGccgattgaatttttcaaagttcagTACAGAGAACTGGgacaaaaaatgaatagaaaGCAAGGAAAATGGATGACCGATACAATGGTGATACCGAAACATGTGCGTTCTTTTGAAGTAACCGATTTACAGCCAAACCATACTTACAAATTCCGAATAGCAGCCGTATATTCGAACCATGATAATAAACTTAGCAGTAACTCGGTAAAGTTCCTGCTGAACCGCACTTCGGACGTAAAGGCCCCCAAACTGCCCGTTCCAATATTGATAAACACAGAGGCTGTGGGACCACACGAAATACTGCTTGTCTGGAATATCGAGGACACGGCGGCAAAAATAGATGGCTTTATCGTTCACCATAGAGCGACTACATTTGCTGGAAAGTACATCAAGACCACAGTTGAAGGAAAAACGGCAAACTCAACAACGATTTCACACTTGAATCCCGATACAGCATACGAGTTCAAAGTTCAGAGTTTCTCTATCGCCGCTGGTTCAGAATATTCACAAATTCACAAACAGAAGACACTGCCACTTCCAACCGAATTTCTTGTACAGCAAGTAATTCCTGAAAATACATTGAAATCTACAGAAATCAACAAAACTGGCGGTTTGTACGCGATTGTTGGGGGCGGATTCGGAGGAGTAGCTATTTTAGCTGCCTTAGCCGCTGTGACTATTCTTTACAAGCGAAGCAAACGTAAACAAAATCGTGAATCCCCACAAGGCCTAG ATAAAGCAGTACCTAATGGCAGGGTCGTGAATGGAGGTATACCAGATTCTAAGATCAACATTACACCAAATCCACTAGCTAGTCTTGATACTCCTGAAGATTCGATTCCCAAG AACGGACAACAATCAACAATGGAAATGGCTTCATTTTTAAATGGTCAAAACAACAACAGCCACAACAATGGGGACGCAACAGTGCAAGCTAATACCGTGGGAGAACCATCACTAGGAGCTCCGGCTTCAAACGAACAGCCTCTATGA
- the LOC107217036 gene encoding interference hedgehog isoform X3 yields MMRPMSFVYVVFGVLLSLMKHTLAADLGMSFNRHPEPIAAPLGDEVYFECSLNLPAEKFFWRHKPLNSDHWGPMIQSENSGVKASRHVVYFDEKSKAGDYQCIAYYGTSGLASDPARLSLATLEDFVEEENEKLQVAAGNTVPITCPVSYSCPQAIVEFYKYNDTIKNAFFTDGNTMVLKNISMADNGQYHCVANNDISSQTYTSRRKTILSVLGSDKAQPPYFIKQPQFEYRVLPGKNITLECFGAGNPVPRVTWSRIGNHLPSKVRVTAAGLNIHNVQISDNGQYHCRWSNEHGVKQCKIFLHVVESPRVTKPLKISTVSEGGDLEIFCSVSGIPEPVVEWLINGEFLPRDKNKNSRSLYISPVEKKHAGIVQCVASNEYGSDSGYGLLRVTPKQHLSGVGESRSDNTYSSSPNHREHTRIGGRRRPIKEGKRKGNALMVPPNQPNVTRLSDVSVMVRWSVPENNGLPIEFFKVQYRELGQKMNRKQGKWMTDTMVIPKHVRSFEVTDLQPNHTYKFRIAAVYSNHDNKLSSNSVKFLLNRTSDVKAPKLPVPILINTEAVGPHEILLVWNIEDTAAKIDGFIVHHRATTFAGKYIKTTVEGKTANSTTISHLNPDTAYEFKVQSFSIAAGSEYSQIHKQKTLPLPTEFLVQQVIPENTLKSTEINKTGGLYAIVGGGFGGVAILAALAAVTILYKRSKRKQNRESPQGLDKAVPNGRVVNGGIPDSKINITPNPLASLDTPEDSIPKDKKTQIGPVKRLQVFCNYRLIYIASHCLDYVILKQFGCS; encoded by the exons ATGATGCGGCCGATGTCCTTCGTATACGTTGTTTTCGGGGTATTACTGTCCTTAATGAAACACACTTTGGCCG CAGACTTGGGCATGTCGTTCAACAGACATCCTGAGCCAATAGCTGCACCTCTGGGCGATGAAGTCTACTTTGAATGCAGCCTCAACCTGccagctgaaaaatttttttggcgACACAAACCTCTGAATTCCGATCATTGGGGACCCATGATTCAGTCTGAAAATAGCGGCGTCAAAGCGTCCAGACATGTTGTTTACTTTGATGAGAAGTCAAAAGCTGGGGATTATCAGTGCATAGCCTATTACg GAACCAGTGGACTGGCATCAGATCCAGCAAGATTAAGCCTCGCCACGCTGGAAGATTTCGTGGAAGAAGAGAATGAAAAGTTGCAAGTTGCAGCAGGAAATACAGTACCCATTACTTGCCCGGTGTCTTATTCGTGCCCTCAAGCAATTGTGGAATTCTACAAATACAACGACACAATAAAAAACGCTTTTTTTACGGACGGCAACACAAtggtgttgaaaaatatatctatgGCCGACAATGGCCAGTATCACTGTGTGGCCAACAACGATATTTCATCCCAGACGTATACATCTCGGCGCAAGACTATTTTATCGGTCCTTGGTAGTGATAAAGCTCAACCGCCGTATTTTATTAAACAACCACAATTTGAGTATAGAGTACTGCCTGGTAAAAATATAACTTTGGAATGTTTTGGTGCTGGTAATCCTGTACCTCGTGTAACGTGGAGCAGAATTGGTAACCACCTGCCGTCCAAAGTAAGGGTCACTGCCGCAGGACTAAATATACACAACGTGCAAATCTCAGATAACGGGCAGTACCACTGCCGCTGGAGCAATGAACACGGTGTCAAACAGTGTAAAATATTCTTACACGTTGTAGAGAGTCCCAGAGTAACCAAACCATTGAAAATATCAACCGTCTCGGAGGGTGGTGACTTGGAAATATTCTGCAGTGTGTCTGGTATACCTGAACCAGTTGTAGAATGGTTAATCAATGGCGAATTTCTACctcgagataaaaataaaaattctaggTCATTGTACATATCTCCGGTTGAGAAGAAACATGCCGGTATAGTTCAATGTGTCGCCAGTAATGAATATGGTTCGGACTCCGGTTACGGTTTGCTGAGGGTCACACCAAAACAGCATTTGAGCGGCGTAGGTGAATCGAGATCAGATAATACATATAGCTCAAGTCCTAATCACCGTGAACACACGAGAATCGGTGGCAGAAGGCGTCCCATTAAGGAAGGGAAACGTAAGGGAAATG caTTGATGGTGCCGCCAAATCAGCCAAATGTCACACGGCTTTCAGACGTCTCTGTCATGGTGAGGTGGTCAGTACCAGAGAATAATGGTCTGccgattgaatttttcaaagttcagTACAGAGAACTGGgacaaaaaatgaatagaaaGCAAGGAAAATGGATGACCGATACAATGGTGATACCGAAACATGTGCGTTCTTTTGAAGTAACCGATTTACAGCCAAACCATACTTACAAATTCCGAATAGCAGCCGTATATTCGAACCATGATAATAAACTTAGCAGTAACTCGGTAAAGTTCCTGCTGAACCGCACTTCGGACGTAAAGGCCCCCAAACTGCCCGTTCCAATATTGATAAACACAGAGGCTGTGGGACCACACGAAATACTGCTTGTCTGGAATATCGAGGACACGGCGGCAAAAATAGATGGCTTTATCGTTCACCATAGAGCGACTACATTTGCTGGAAAGTACATCAAGACCACAGTTGAAGGAAAAACGGCAAACTCAACAACGATTTCACACTTGAATCCCGATACAGCATACGAGTTCAAAGTTCAGAGTTTCTCTATCGCCGCTGGTTCAGAATATTCACAAATTCACAAACAGAAGACACTGCCACTTCCAACCGAATTTCTTGTACAGCAAGTAATTCCTGAAAATACATTGAAATCTACAGAAATCAACAAAACTGGCGGTTTGTACGCGATTGTTGGGGGCGGATTCGGAGGAGTAGCTATTTTAGCTGCCTTAGCCGCTGTGACTATTCTTTACAAGCGAAGCAAACGTAAACAAAATCGTGAATCCCCACAAGGCCTAG ATAAAGCAGTACCTAATGGCAGGGTCGTGAATGGAGGTATACCAGATTCTAAGATCAACATTACACCAAATCCACTAGCTAGTCTTGATACTCCTGAAGATTCGATTCCCAAG gataaaaaaacacaaattgGGCCAGTGAAACGACTTCAAGTATTCTGCAATTATCGACTAATTTACATTGCGTCCCATTGCCTAGACTATGTAATTCTAAAACAGTTTGGTTGCTCATAA